From the Porphyrobacter sp. CACIAM 03H1 genome, the window CTCGAGCTGGCTGATCACCGCCTGGGTGGTGGCAAGGTTGCCCGCGGTCATCACCGCGATCATGCGCTCCCCCGGCACGCTCCAGTGGAATAGCTTGCGAAAGGTCGAGATGTTGTCGACGCCGGAATTGGTGCGCGTGTCGCTCATGAGCACAAGCCCCTTCTCGAGCACCATGCCAACGCAATAGGTCATGCCGTGTCCTTTTCCTCGCCCCGCGGTCCGTCCGCCGCCCTAGCCCCAAGACGGCGCTAGCGCAAAATCGCCGGGCGGTCTGTCCGATTATTGGTTCGACTGGCCCTGGCTCTGGCTCTGGCCCGCGGCGGGCTGCGCCTCGACCGCGACGCCGACCGTCAGGCGCTGGTCGGACGCGCCGATACTGATTCCGGTGACGGGGGCGGCATCGCGGTAGTCGCTCCCCGTGGCGACGCGGACATAGCGCGGATCGGGCGAGATGCCGTTCGAGACGTCGAAGCCGACCCAGCCCAGCCCCTCGACATGGGCCTCGGCCCAGGCATGGGTCGCCTCCTGCTCGATGCGGTCGTCCATCAGGAGGTAGCCGCTCACATAGCGCGCCGGAATGCCGCTCGCCCGCGCGGCGCCGATGAAGATGTGCGCATGATCCTGGCACACCCCCGCGCCGTGCCCGATCGCTTCCTCGGCGGTGGTGGCCGAATGGGTGCGGCCGGCTTCGTAGACGATGCGCTCGCGGATCGTCGCGGAGAGCGCGTGGAGATAATCGAGCGGCGCGTCGGATGCGGCGGCGGGCACCTCGCGCAGCAGGGCGCGCAGCTTCGCACCCGGGCGGGTCAGGGGGGTCTGGCGCAGAAAGCTCCACAGCGGCAGGTGGCCCGAATGGCGGCCGATCACCCCGGCATTGTCCTCGGTCTCGACCAGCCCTTCGCAGGTCACCGTCACCTCGCGCGCGCCGGGGGCGAGGCTGACGAGGGTGACGTGGTTGAAATGCTGGTCGTCGTAGTGGAGCTCGGCGCGGGCGTTGTCGAAGCGCATCTGCCAGTCGATCACGCGCTGGCCCTGCGTCTCCTTGGGCGTCAGCCGCAGCCGCTGGAGCGCGTGCACCACCGGCTCGCTGAAGGCGTAGTGGGTGGTGTGGCGGACCTGGAGTTTGAGCTTGCTCATGCGTGGAACCGGTAATCCCCCGCGATCGCCCCGGCGATGGCGTTGTTGCGGGCGAGGAAATCGACGAGGAATTCGTGCAGGCCCTGGTCGAAGATCTCGTCCACGGTGAGGTGGCTGATGCGGGTGTCGGCATCGCGCATCAGCGCCACCGCCTCGCCCTCGACGCCGTGGGTCCGGGCGAGCGCGGCGAGGCAATCGCGCAGGGCATTGCGGCAGAAGGCGAGGCTTCTCGGGAAGCGTTCGTCGAGCACCACGAACTCGACGATCCCGCGCGCCTCGATCTGCCCGGCGTTGAGCCAGGAATAGACCCGCGCCCCCGCGACCGAGCGCAGCACCTGTTCCCACTGTCCGGTATCGAGGCTGGAGCCGACATAGGAGAGCGAGGGGAGCAGCAGGAAATACTTCATGTCGAGAATGCGCGCGGTGGAATCGGCGCGCTCGATGAAGGTGCCGGCGCGGCTGAAGTGGTAGCCCTCGTCGCGCAGGATCGAGCCGTCGAAGGCGCCGTGGACCTGCGTGCCCGCGCGGCGGATCGCGGCGAGCACCTCGCCCACCATCGTCTGCCCGACGGGGCGCGCGAGCAGCCGGTCGAGCCGCATCCAGTTCTCGTTGACCGCCTCCCACACGTCGGAGGAGATGTTGATCCGCGCCGCCCGCGCATTGGCGCGCACCGCCCCGATCATCGCGCGGACATTGCCGGGGTTGGACGGCCCGCGCAGCACGAAGTTCCACACCGACAGCCCGTCATAGCCGTCATGCGTCGCATCGAAGGCCTGCTGCAGCCCCAGCGTCGCGATCACCGAACGCCATTCGGCCTCGGCGGTCACCACGTCGCGGGTCAGCGCCATCCGCAGCGCCGCCTCGAGCAGGCGCGCGGTATTCTCGGCCCGCTCGAGATAGCGGAACATCCAGAACAGGCTGTTGGCGGTTCTCCCGAGCATGTCAGTCCTTCAGCACCCAGGTGTCCTTGGTGCCGCCCCCTTGCGAGGAGTTGACCACCAGCGACCCCTTCTTGAGCGCCACCCGGGTGAGCCCGCCCGGGGTGATGTCGATCCCTTCCGGGCTGACCAGCACGAAGGGCCGCAGGTCCACGTGCCGCGGCGCGAGGCCCTTGGCGGTGTAGATCGGGCAGGTCGACAGGGCGAGCGTGGGCTGGGCGATGTAGTTCTCGGGCTTGGCGACGAGTTTCTCGCGGAAGGCGGCGATCTCGCGCTTCGACGAGGTCGGGCCGATCAGCATCCCGTAGCCGCCCGAGCCGTGGACCTCCTTCACCACCAGTTCGGCGAGGTTGTCGAGCACATAGGCGAGGCTGTCCTTGTCGGCGCAGCGCCAGGTCTGGACATTGGGAAGCAGCGGCCGCTCGCCGGTGTAGAACTCGACGATCTCGGGCATGAAGGAATAGATCGCCTTGTCGTCGGAAATGCCCGTGCCCGGCGCATTGGCGATGGTGATCCCGCCCGAGCGGTAGACGTCCATGATGCCCGGCACCCCGAGCACGCTATCGGGGTTGAAGGTGAGCGGATCGAGGAACTCGTCGTCGACCCGGCGATAGAGCACGTCGATCGGCTGGTAGCCGCGCGTGGTGCGCATCTGCACCCGCCCTTCCACCACACGCAGGTCGCTGCCCTCGACCAGCTCGGCGCCCATCTGGTCGGCGAGGAAGGCGTGCTCGAAATAGGCCGAATTGTAGATCCCCGGCGTCAGCACCGCCACGGTCGGCTTGCCCCCGGTATAGGCGGGCGGCACGCAGGCCGCGAGGCTGCGGGCGAGGCGGCGGGGGTAATTGGAAACGGACTCCACCCCGATCCGGCTGAACAGATCGGGGAACATCCCCATCATCGTCTCGCGGTTTTCCAGCATGTAGGAGACGCCCGAAGGCGTGCGGGCGTTGTCTTCCAGCACGAAGAACTCGTCCGGCCCGGTGCGCACTAGATCGATGCCGACGATGTGCGTGTAGATACCGCCCGGCGGGGTGAAGCCGACCATGTTGGCGAGCCACGCGTCGTTGCCGCGCAGCAGGCGTTCGGGCAGGCGTCCGGCGCGCACGATCTCCTGCCGGTGGTAGAGATCGTAGAGAAAGGAATTCAGCGCCCGCACCCGCTGCTCGATCCCGCGCGAGAGGCGGCGCCATTCGGCGGCGGTGATGATGCGCGGCACCATGTCGAAGGGGATGAGGCGCTCCTCGGCCTCGTTCTCGCCATAGACGTTGAAGGTGATCCCGGTGCGGCGGAAGGTGTCGTCCGCCTCGCGGTTCTTGCGGCGCATCAGTTCTGGCGGCTGTTCGTCGTACCAGCGGCAATATTCGGCATAGGCCGGGCGCGTGCCGCCCTCGCCGTCGAACATCTCGTCGAAATTGCTGCCCCGCCCGTGCATCGACCCTTCGCATCGTCCCCTTAGGTGCAATGCAACAAGTAACCGGAGTTTCGCAAAAGGGAAGCGGTCACATCACTTTGCGCAAGAATGCTGCGGAGGTGTGTCAGGCCCGGGTGGATTCGAGCTCCGCGAGCAACGTGGCGATCACCTGCGGGTCGTAGGTGAAGCCCATGTGGGTGCAGCGCAGCGGGATCGCGCGGTCGCGCTCGCCCGGGCGGCCGGCGGCGCAGCGCGGGCCGATAACCCCGTCGTTCGCACTCCACAGCGCGACTGTCTCGACCGGGGGTTTGACCTTGAGTTCGGCGGCGACCGGGGGGGCGTCGACCGAGTGGCCGGTGATGAACTGGTAAGCGCGCCACACGTTGTTCGCGCGGGGGGAGCCGGAGAAGGGCGAGCCCATCGTGATGACCTTCGCCACGGCCTGCGGCTGGCGCTTGGCCATCTCGCGCGCATAGAGCCCGCCGAGGCTCCAGCCGATCAGCACCACCTTGCGCCCGTGGCGGGCGTGGAGCTGGAGCAGCCGTTCCTCGATCGCGGCGAAGTTCTCGTCCGTCGGCCCCCAGTTGAAGCCCAGCCCCCAGCGCTTGGCGACATGCCCGGCGCTCTCGAGCTGACGCGCGAGATAGCGCATCCGCATCGGGTGGGTGGCGAAACCGGGGAGGATCATCGCGACCTGCGGGTTGCTCGTTGCCGCGATCGGCACCGAACGGCGCGGCCGGCGGATCGGTTCGAGCAGCACCTCGGCCTCGCCCAGCAGGCGCACCAGGCGCGGTTTGCCGGCCTCGAATTCCTCGGGGATGGCCTCGCGCGCCAGGGCGAGACGGCGGGCAAGCTCGGTCGCGGCGTAGGCCTGCTGCGCCTGCGCGCCAGCCGCGCTCGCCACCGCGATCAGCGGCGCGGGAAGGCGGGGACGGTCAAAGGCGAAGCGCGGCGATGCCATGCCTGGCACCAAGCCAGAACCGCACTGAATGTTCAATGAATTGTCACCATTGTAACAATTCCGACATTTTTCACTTCGCCGGAGGACACTCGCCGATCCGCTCGTGCTTGGCGGTGAATCGCATCGTGCCCTTGCCCGCGCCGTCGAACTCCATCGCCATCTCGGCCTCGAGATCAGCGCCGGTGGCGGTGGTGGTGCCGGTCATCTCCATCCGCGCGGCCCGCCCTTGCGCGTTGCAGACCATCACCGCATCGAGCTTGCCGCCCGCCACGTCGAAGCGTTCGTAGCTGCACTCGCCGTCCTGTCCCCGCTTGACCAGCTCGCCGAAGCCCTTGTCGACCTCGGCCTGGGTGAGGCAATGTTCCGAGGTGGTGGTCAGCCCCGCCCCGTGACCCGCCATCTCGGGCGGCATCCCCGGGATCTCGAGCCCGGTCATGGTGACGGTGGTCTTGTAGAGGCCCGGCTGCGGGCGCGGCATTTCGTCCCGGGCCTTGTCCGCCGCCTCCTTCATGCTGACCTCGCCATTGCCGTCGGCATCGGCGTTCCCGCCCGAACAGCCCGCGACCAGCAGGGCAGCCGCTGCGCTTGCGGCGATGATGGTGATGCGTGTCATGTGCTCGTCTCCTGCTGCGCTTGTCCCAGCATAACAGCATTCGCTGCCGTTCGTGCCCGAAAAGCGCCAACTGCTGCCGCCCCGCCTTGCACGTCCCCGCTTTGTTCCCCATAGATGAAGCATGGCCGAACTCGTGATCCGCCGCGGACTGGACGAGCCCGAAACGGGCGCGGACTTCACCCCCCACCGCCCTGCGCGCCCCGACAAGTCAATGGGCGGCATCCCGTTCAAACTTGTGTCGGACTACGAGCCGGCGGGCGACCAGCCGACCGCGATCGCCGAACTGGTGGGCGCCGCGCAAGAGGGCGAGAAGACCCAGGTGCTGCTCGGCGTCACCGGGAGCGGCAAGACCTTCACCATGGCGAAGGTGATCGAGACGCTCCAGCGCCCGGCGCTGATCCTCGCCCCCAACAAGATCCTCGCCGCCCAGCTCTACGGCGAGTTCAAGAGCTTCTTTCCCGAGAACGCGGTCGAGTACTTCGTTTCCTACTACGATTACTACCAGCCCGAGGCCTACGTCCCGCGCTCCGACACCTATATCGAGAAGGAGTCGAGCGTGAACGAGGCGATCGACCGGATGCGCCACTCGGCCACCCGGGCGCTGCTCGAACGCGACGACGTGATCATCGTGGCGTCCGTGTCGTGCCTCTACGGTATCGGCTCGGTCGAGACCTATTCGGCGATGATCTTCGACATCAAGGTCGGCGAGGTGGTCGACCAGCGCGAGCTGATCAGGAAGCTCGTGGCCCTGCAATACAAGAGGAACGACGCCGCCTTCACCCGCGGGTGCTTCCGGGTGCGCGGCGACAGCCTCGAAATCTTCCCCTCGCACTACGAGGACATGGCCTGGCGGGTCAGCTTCTTCGGCGACGAGATCGAGGCGATCAGCGAGTTCGATCCGCTCACCGGCACCAAGGGCGCGGCGCTGGAGAAGGTGCGGGTCTATGCCAATTCGCACTACGTCACGCCCGGCCCGACGATGAAGCAAGCCATGGCCGCCATCAAGTTCGAGCTGGAGGAGCGGCTCAAGGAACTGGAGATCGAGGGCAAGCTCTTGGAGCGCCAGCGCCTCGAGCAGCGCACCAATTTCGACCTCGAGATGATCGCCGCGACCGGCAGCTGCGCGGGGATCGAGAACTACAGCCGCTTCCTTACCGGCCGCCTGCCCGGCGAGCCGCCGCCGACCCTGTTCGAATACCTGCCTGAAAACGCCCTGCTCTTCGTCGATGAAAGCCACCAGACCGTGCCGCAGATCGGCGCGATGGCGCGCGGGGACCACCGCCGCAAGCTGACGCTCGCCGAATACGGCTTCCGCCTGCCCTCCTGCATCGACAACCGGCCCTTGCGGTTCAACGAGTGGGACGCGATGCGCCCGCAGACCTTCTGCGTCTCGGCCACCCCCGGCGGCTGGGAGATGGAGCAGACCGGAGGGGTCTTCGCCGAACAGGTGATCCGCCCCACCGGCCTCATCGACCCGCCCGTCACCATCCGTCCGGTCGAGGACCAGGTGCAGGACTGCATCGCCGAGTGCAAGGCGACCGCCGCCTTGGGATACCGCACGCTCGTCACCACTCTCACCAAGCGCATGGCCGAAGACCTCACCGAGTTCATGCACGAGGCGGGCGTGCGCGTGCGCTACATGCACTCGGACGTCGAGACGCTGGAACGCATCGAGCTGATCCGCGACCTCAGGCTCGGGGTCTATGACGTGCTGGTCGGCATCAACCTGCTGCGCGAGGGTCTCGACATCCCCGAATGCGGCCTCGTCTGCATTCTCGATGCCGACAAGGAAGGCTTCCTGCGCTCCGAAACCTCGC encodes:
- a CDS encoding transglutaminase family protein; amino-acid sequence: MSKLKLQVRHTTHYAFSEPVVHALQRLRLTPKETQGQRVIDWQMRFDNARAELHYDDQHFNHVTLVSLAPGAREVTVTCEGLVETEDNAGVIGRHSGHLPLWSFLRQTPLTRPGAKLRALLREVPAAASDAPLDYLHALSATIRERIVYEAGRTHSATTAEEAIGHGAGVCQDHAHIFIGAARASGIPARYVSGYLLMDDRIEQEATHAWAEAHVEGLGWVGFDVSNGISPDPRYVRVATGSDYRDAAPVTGISIGASDQRLTVGVAVEAQPAAGQSQSQGQSNQ
- a CDS encoding alpha-E domain-containing protein, producing the protein MLGRTANSLFWMFRYLERAENTARLLEAALRMALTRDVVTAEAEWRSVIATLGLQQAFDATHDGYDGLSVWNFVLRGPSNPGNVRAMIGAVRANARAARINISSDVWEAVNENWMRLDRLLARPVGQTMVGEVLAAIRRAGTQVHGAFDGSILRDEGYHFSRAGTFIERADSTARILDMKYFLLLPSLSYVGSSLDTGQWEQVLRSVAGARVYSWLNAGQIEARGIVEFVVLDERFPRSLAFCRNALRDCLAALARTHGVEGEAVALMRDADTRISHLTVDEIFDQGLHEFLVDFLARNNAIAGAIAGDYRFHA
- a CDS encoding circularly permuted type 2 ATP-grasp protein; translation: MHGRGSNFDEMFDGEGGTRPAYAEYCRWYDEQPPELMRRKNREADDTFRRTGITFNVYGENEAEERLIPFDMVPRIITAAEWRRLSRGIEQRVRALNSFLYDLYHRQEIVRAGRLPERLLRGNDAWLANMVGFTPPGGIYTHIVGIDLVRTGPDEFFVLEDNARTPSGVSYMLENRETMMGMFPDLFSRIGVESVSNYPRRLARSLAACVPPAYTGGKPTVAVLTPGIYNSAYFEHAFLADQMGAELVEGSDLRVVEGRVQMRTTRGYQPIDVLYRRVDDEFLDPLTFNPDSVLGVPGIMDVYRSGGITIANAPGTGISDDKAIYSFMPEIVEFYTGERPLLPNVQTWRCADKDSLAYVLDNLAELVVKEVHGSGGYGMLIGPTSSKREIAAFREKLVAKPENYIAQPTLALSTCPIYTAKGLAPRHVDLRPFVLVSPEGIDITPGGLTRVALKKGSLVVNSSQGGGTKDTWVLKD
- a CDS encoding esterase/lipase family protein, with the translated sequence MASPRFAFDRPRLPAPLIAVASAAGAQAQQAYAATELARRLALAREAIPEEFEAGKPRLVRLLGEAEVLLEPIRRPRRSVPIAATSNPQVAMILPGFATHPMRMRYLARQLESAGHVAKRWGLGFNWGPTDENFAAIEERLLQLHARHGRKVVLIGWSLGGLYAREMAKRQPQAVAKVITMGSPFSGSPRANNVWRAYQFITGHSVDAPPVAAELKVKPPVETVALWSANDGVIGPRCAAGRPGERDRAIPLRCTHMGFTYDPQVIATLLAELESTRA
- a CDS encoding DUF3617 domain-containing protein; its protein translation is MTRITIIAASAAAALLVAGCSGGNADADGNGEVSMKEAADKARDEMPRPQPGLYKTTVTMTGLEIPGMPPEMAGHGAGLTTTSEHCLTQAEVDKGFGELVKRGQDGECSYERFDVAGGKLDAVMVCNAQGRAARMEMTGTTTATGADLEAEMAMEFDGAGKGTMRFTAKHERIGECPPAK
- the uvrB gene encoding excinuclease ABC subunit UvrB; the protein is MAELVIRRGLDEPETGADFTPHRPARPDKSMGGIPFKLVSDYEPAGDQPTAIAELVGAAQEGEKTQVLLGVTGSGKTFTMAKVIETLQRPALILAPNKILAAQLYGEFKSFFPENAVEYFVSYYDYYQPEAYVPRSDTYIEKESSVNEAIDRMRHSATRALLERDDVIIVASVSCLYGIGSVETYSAMIFDIKVGEVVDQRELIRKLVALQYKRNDAAFTRGCFRVRGDSLEIFPSHYEDMAWRVSFFGDEIEAISEFDPLTGTKGAALEKVRVYANSHYVTPGPTMKQAMAAIKFELEERLKELEIEGKLLERQRLEQRTNFDLEMIAATGSCAGIENYSRFLTGRLPGEPPPTLFEYLPENALLFVDESHQTVPQIGAMARGDHRRKLTLAEYGFRLPSCIDNRPLRFNEWDAMRPQTFCVSATPGGWEMEQTGGVFAEQVIRPTGLIDPPVTIRPVEDQVQDCIAECKATAALGYRTLVTTLTKRMAEDLTEFMHEAGVRVRYMHSDVETLERIELIRDLRLGVYDVLVGINLLREGLDIPECGLVCILDADKEGFLRSETSLIQTIGRAARNVDGRVILYADRITGSMERALAETDRRRAKQQAFNEEHGITPQTIKRNIHDIVAHTASQDSVVVDTGDEERNNLVGHNLRSYIEDLEKRMREAAANLEFEEAGRLRDEIRRLEADELGLPDDQKRAPIVGRSNEGKPGTRKTRYGKTRYKRMGGKP